TTGACTGAAAAGTTCCCAGGCATCAAATTTGTGGTTGCCAAGAAGGCTGATAGCCTTTTCCCAGTTGTTAGTGGAGCAAGTATAGTTGCGAAGGTAATtccatatatgatttttttccacCAATTATACTTTAATGTGTAAACTAGACATGCATGTATGTAGACAATTTATGCAGCAAACATTAACTTGTCTGAGTGTAAACCAATTATAAAGTTGTGACCTCTTGATGTGTTAGTGCAGGTTACCAGAGACAGAGCCTTGAGAAACTGGGTATTTGATGAAACGGCTCAGAATATGCACATGAACACTGGGTCTGGTTATCCAGGAGGTAATGTATTCATCATTGTAAGTGATCTATTATCAATGTATATAGTCATAAAGACTGTTTTGTTAAAGACCTTCAATTAATGGTGCAGATCCTGCCACTAAACAATGGTTAGAAGATCACAAACATCCGATATTTGGATTCCCGTCTTTGGTTCGTTTTAGCTGGGGAACTTGCACGCCCTTCTTCAATGACGCAATTGAAGTTACCTGGTGAGTTTTAATTTTGAAGCCTTATGGTACTGTGCGTTTCATAAGACGCCGCAAACTGTGATTCTCGCGACAATTAAAATTTGTGCCATATGCAATCATATGTAGGGAGTCCGATGAACTTGAAGAAGATGCAGGTAGCAACGGTAGTGTTAAGAGACAGGTCAAGCTATCAAGCTTAGGCTTTACTGGATTCAAAAGGAAGTCTGAGGAGATCGACTCAAGTGGGAAAGGCCGTTGCAAGTTCTTCCAGGCTCGCAAACTTGAACTTGTCAGGAAGTTTCAGTGATGCATATCAGCTTCGTTGTCTGTACTACTAACTTTAAGTCAGAGTAGAAGGCTCTTATGGGGTTATGGCTTGTATTTCAGCTGTGACACTTGTGAGTTCAGTATAATGAAGGCTCTTATGGTGATAttgtatttcagctatgaacttgtGGGTTCAGTAAAATTCTGAATCGAGCATTTGAAGTGTTTTTCAGACATTTATTTGAACTGCTCCAAAGTTAATAGAATTATGTTAGATTGATTCTATGCACTTGATGTATTTCTTAGCAATGGAAAGTTGCCAAAGCAAACCTGACACTAATGAAAACCCTCTTCGTTTTTAGTTCGGCGTAGTTCTCAATCAGGAGATgtacataaatatatttgtattgGATTGTATTGCCAGAATACTCCATGAAACTatagaggaaaaagaaaacacataAAAGCCTAGATAAATATACTAATAAATAATTGGATAACATACGTCAACACATCCGTTGTCGTCCAGCGGTTAGGATATCTGGCTTTCACCCAGGAGACCCGGGTTCGATTCCCGGCAACGGAAgtttttgttttctccttttgcATGTTGCAGACGTTGTATACGCATGGAGTTGCAAATCTCTTGCGATTTTGAAACAAGAACTAACTTGCGAATTATAAAGCACTTATGATTTGACGTAAGAATCGAATTATGAAATAACAATACCTTCTCTTTTGTGATATAGGACCTGCAAATAGTACACATTATTCACACTACTTTTTGTAcgacatggaaaaaaaaaaggagagaatgtCTTTTATAGAGACAGACTTTCCCAAGCACATATTCATCGGGATATAGATTTTTATCTCATGAGTAGATATCCCTCTCGTTTCGTGTATATTTATCTGagtagttataaaaaaataaaaaaaaagacaagataAATCAATATGAGATATATCATCAAAAAATATGTAAGGTCAAATTCgacttttataatttataacaAAAAGGAATAAATTAAACTTAGTTAATGTACATTCGTGGTTACATTtgtaattattattaattattgttacaacttgtaaaagttaaatttaaatttgagtaAATTGTAATAGCGGTACATGAACTTGTTaagtgggtgcaatttagtatataaatatgtaaaatgctcgttttggtgcATGCACTTGTTTGATAAATGCAAAGTAAGGCTAAAATGGCACGATAAGGCTGGTTTTTCTATGTTGgacattataaattataaactaGTAGATGACGTGCGTGCACATAGTAGAAATGTTATATTTGTAAACTTAGTTTCcactttatctttttttgtttctatcCCTTACATCATTGCtcagttttatattttttatgcaatCATTATGTCTTATTATAGGCTTATCCTTCTTAGACACGTGTTTACACAGAATCAAAATCAACAAGATTAATCTTGCCGTGTGATTTTGACCTTATTCGCACGCACCAAACAAGTTCGTGCACTAAAACAAACGttttacaagttcatgtactAGATTGCACCTACCTGACAAATTCGTGTACTGCTGATATAATTTACTCATTAATTTTGTATGTTTttaaagtgatatatttcatattaacttattttatcatttttttaaaaaaaatctaacaactATTTATATGACATGCAACAAATCGTCATGAGAAATGAAAACACTTTCCATATTCATCATCTCTTTTAATGAAATTACATGGGtaaatagctaatttagtccctcaaaTTTCACCAAAGACTCAATTTGATCCTTCAAGTTTCATTTTGTTCATACAAGTTCTTTAagtatttgttttggcttaaaATCATTCTTAGGCCTACTTAATATGccatatagctatttctagtcAACATTTATGTTAGAAAATATCTTTTTTCCGTTAATTTGTATGCAACCATACACTagaaaaagagaaaaccaaGATAAATAAACAACATTGCAGATGTACTTTCCATTATTTCAATATATGCACAAGAAACTTGAGCGTAATGGCTATCGTATACACTTGCAAGTACGATAGCCATTATTTCTATGGCGGTGCCGCACGATGCTTCTCATTTTAGTCCTTCAGACGGGAAGAACCAATCAGCTATCCATCGAGGTCTCCATCGTTTAGGTGGGTATCCATCATCATCTAACCCTAAAGGCACCCTATCCCTCTTTATGGACACCGGATTATCGAACCTGAAAGTGCCGTTCTTCATGTTATACACACCGTAGGCGCAGTCGCCGATGCCATCGATGATCCCATCCAAGCAGTAGTCAGTAACAATGGATCCCAAGAAGAATATGGAGCTCCCATGATCCGGCAATGTCGGGACTGCCTTGGAGTTGGTGTTGCCGAGGAAGATTGCCTGGTCACctatctcctccacctccgacCACCGGCGATTCTCCATGTCCGCCTCGAACACGTCCAGCTTGA
The nucleotide sequence above comes from Oryza glaberrima chromosome 11, OglaRS2, whole genome shotgun sequence. Encoded proteins:
- the LOC127754073 gene encoding ribonuclease H2 subunit A, whose protein sequence is MAAAVAPEWATKEPCLMGIDEAGRGPVLGPMVYGCMYCARSYQDTLATLKFADSKTLKEEQREELFESLKDNSSIGWEVDVICPKELSAKMLKRSKVNLNEISHNSAMGLVKRALDMGVLLAEVYIDTVGDAEKYRIKLTEKFPGIKFVVAKKADSLFPVVSGASIVAKVTRDRALRNWVFDETAQNMHMNTGSGYPGDPATKQWLEDHKHPIFGFPSLVRFSWGTCTPFFNDAIEVTWESDELEEDAGSNGSVKRQVKLSSLGFTGFKRKSEEIDSSGKGRCKFFQARKLELVRKFQ